The following coding sequences lie in one Sorex araneus isolate mSorAra2 chromosome 4, mSorAra2.pri, whole genome shotgun sequence genomic window:
- the ALDOA gene encoding fructose-bisphosphate aldolase A — MGSQYPALTPEQKKELSDIAHRIVAPGKGILAADESTGSIAKRLQSIGTENTEENRRFYRQLLLTADDRVNPCIGGVILFHETLYQKADDGRPFPQVIKSKGGVVGIKVDKGVVPLAGTNGETTTQGLDGLSERCAQYKKDGADFAKWRCVLKIGENTPSALAIMENANVLARYASICQQNGIVPIVEPEILPDGDHDLKRCQYVTEKVLAAVYKALSDHHVYLEGTLLKPNMVTAGHACSQKYSHEEIAMATVTALRRTVPPAVTGVTFLSGGQSEEEASINLNAINKCPLLKPWALTFSFGRALQASALKTWGGKKENLKAAQEEYIKRAQANSLACQGKYTSTGQAGSAASESLFISNHAY; from the exons ATGGGCTCCCAGTACCCGGCGTTGACCCCGGAGCAGAAGAAGGAGCTTAGTGACATCGCTCATCGAATTGTGGCTCCGGGCAAGGGCATCCTGGCTGCTGATGAGTCCACTG GGAGCATTGCCAAGCGCCTGCAGTCCATTGGCACCGAGAACACCGAGGAGAATCGGCGCTTCTACCGCCAGCTGCTGCTGACTGCTGATGACCGCGTGAACCCCTGCATCGGGGGCGTCATCCTCTTCCACGAAACGCTCTACCAGAAGGCGGATGATGGGCGTCCCTTCCCACAAGTCATCAAGTCTAAGGGTGGTGTTGTGGGCATCAAG GTGGACAAGGGTGTGGTACCTCTGGCAGGAACAAATGGCGAGACTACCACCCAAG GCCTGGATGGGCTGTCTGAGCGCTGTGCCCAGTACAAGAAGGATGGAGCTGACTTTGCCAAGTGGCGCTGTGTGCTGAAGATTGGGGAAAACACCCCCTCCGCCCTTGCCATCATGGAAAATGCCAACGTTCTGGCACGTTATGCCAGCATTTGCCAGCAG AATGGCATCGTGCCCATCGTGGAGCCCGAGATCCTGCCTGATGGAGACCACGACTTAAAGCGCTGTCAGTACGTAACTGAGAAG GTGCTGGCCGCCGTGTACAAGGCTCTGAGTGACCACCACGTCTATCTGGAAGGCACCTTACTGAAGCCCAACATGGTAACCGCAGGCCACGCCTGCAGCCAGAAATACTCTCATGAGGAGATTGCCATGGCAACTGTCACTGCACTGCGCCGCACCGTGCCCCCCGCTGTCACTG GAGTCACCTTCttatctgggggccagagcgaggaGGAGGCATCCATCAACCTCAATGCCATCAACAAGTGTCCCCTGCTGAAGCCGTGGGCCTTGACCTTCTCATTTGGACGAGCCCTGCAGGCGTCTGCCCTGAAGACCTGGGGCGGGAAGAAGGAGAACCTGAAGGCTGCCCAGGAGGAGTACATCAAGCGGGCCCAG GCCAACAGCCTCGCCTGCCAAGGAAAGTACACTTCCACTGGCCAGGCCGGCTCTGCGGCCAGTGAGTCTCTCTTCATCTCCAACCACGCCTACTGA